In the genome of Massilia sp. PAMC28688, one region contains:
- a CDS encoding TerD family protein — protein sequence MSTTLETGHRINLEKTAPGLKRVRIGLGWKVNATDGAPFDLDSSVFLCKKNAADDPVMLSNAHFVYYNQTTSPDGAVVHSGDNRTGDVEGDDEVITVDLARVEPSVVELPIIVTIHDAEARRQNFGRVNGAYVKVYNDETGEELVKYDLNEDYSDKTALQFGSLYRKDGEWRFQAVGAGFKLSLATFIRKLGGTV from the coding sequence ATGTCGACCACTCTCGAAACCGGCCATCGCATCAATCTTGAAAAAACCGCCCCTGGCTTGAAGCGCGTGCGCATTGGCCTGGGCTGGAAAGTCAATGCCACTGACGGCGCCCCCTTCGACCTCGATTCGTCGGTGTTCCTGTGCAAGAAGAACGCCGCCGATGATCCGGTCATGCTCAGCAACGCGCACTTCGTCTATTACAACCAGACCACCTCGCCCGATGGCGCCGTGGTGCACTCGGGCGACAACCGCACCGGCGACGTCGAAGGCGACGATGAAGTCATCACGGTCGACCTGGCGCGGGTGGAGCCAAGCGTTGTCGAGCTGCCCATCATCGTCACCATCCACGACGCCGAAGCGCGCCGCCAGAACTTTGGCCGCGTCAACGGCGCCTACGTCAAGGTGTACAACGACGAGACGGGTGAAGAGCTGGTCAAATACGACCTGAATGAAGACTATTCCGACAAGACGGCATTGCAATTCGGTTCGCTGTACCGCAAGGATGGCGAATGGCGCTTCCAGGCCGTGGGCGCCGGCTTCAAGCTCAGCCTGGCGACCTTTATCCGCAAGCTTGGCGGCACCGTATAA
- a CDS encoding toxic anion resistance protein encodes MKPLFSSDEEAQVPPAPAKDPVPGLPPLTSPFVSADTLPAMRPEASAAPAVRVDISGIDDKAIESLGGSTGTGVAKISAKLLGTVRASDADVFGTQLNELIATSKGLDPAKLKSGGLLSRVTGMFGSVKEKMLSQYQVVEARMDTLVAEMTRHANVHKGRIQDFDEMYKGLEVYYQGLDADVKKGEAWAAKLAEAIAQQPAPTTAFEAQQATELKRRHERLEKRIDDLRRAMLMATQMVPQIRLSQDNARSLTDTFTDIVNVSIPAWRNVFSLYLLQLEAKQSAQVANAAYDATDAAFRAQADMLLENTESVARVKQRSLVSLETAQHVQTQLITAFDKLEQISKEGQQRRKDELPKLQELERELIARFSPQM; translated from the coding sequence ATGAAACCGCTGTTCTCCTCCGACGAAGAAGCGCAGGTCCCGCCGGCGCCGGCCAAGGATCCTGTACCGGGCTTGCCGCCGCTGACCTCCCCATTCGTGAGCGCGGACACGCTGCCGGCCATGCGCCCGGAAGCGAGCGCGGCGCCGGCGGTGCGGGTCGACATTTCAGGCATTGACGACAAGGCCATCGAGTCGCTCGGTGGCTCCACCGGCACCGGCGTGGCCAAGATTTCAGCCAAGCTGCTGGGCACGGTGCGCGCCTCCGACGCCGATGTGTTCGGCACCCAGCTCAATGAACTGATCGCCACGTCCAAGGGACTGGACCCGGCCAAGCTCAAGTCCGGCGGCCTGCTCTCGCGCGTGACGGGCATGTTCGGCTCGGTCAAGGAAAAGATGCTGTCGCAATACCAGGTGGTGGAAGCGCGCATGGACACGCTGGTGGCGGAAATGACGCGCCACGCCAATGTCCACAAGGGCCGCATCCAGGACTTTGACGAGATGTACAAGGGGCTGGAAGTGTATTACCAGGGCCTGGACGCGGACGTCAAGAAGGGCGAAGCCTGGGCTGCCAAGCTGGCCGAGGCCATCGCCCAGCAACCGGCGCCGACCACCGCGTTCGAAGCGCAGCAGGCCACCGAACTCAAGCGCCGCCACGAGCGGCTCGAAAAGCGCATCGACGACCTGCGCCGGGCCATGCTCATGGCCACCCAGATGGTGCCGCAAATCCGCCTGTCGCAAGACAATGCGCGCTCGCTCACCGACACCTTTACCGACATTGTCAACGTGTCCATTCCCGCGTGGCGCAATGTGTTCTCGCTGTACCTGCTGCAGCTCGAAGCCAAGCAGAGCGCGCAGGTGGCCAATGCCGCCTACGACGCCACTGACGCCGCCTTCCGCGCCCAGGCCGACATGCTGCTTGAAAACACCGAGTCGGTCGCCCGCGTCAAGCAGCGTTCGCTCGTGAGCCTGGAGACGGCCCAGCACGTGCAGACCCAGCTGATCACGGCCTTCGACAAGCTCGAACAGATTTCCAAAGAAGGCCAGCAGCGCCGCAAGGACGAGCTGCCCAAGCTGCAGGAACTGGAACGCGAACTGATCGCGCGCTTCTCCCCGCAAATGTAG
- a CDS encoding diguanylate cyclase, giving the protein MRTVNSFVSKFAILAGLLAGVAPPSLAQDRPATAAAIRAHIDKDRTQVIPVLRAALANKDMDVPDRLWAIAQLAATLDRSLKYEEALAMIRQGQQEASAMPIERVAFTRQAMQIYSNTDKHQLALAEYMKIAPLLPTLSGKSGQLDGRVEAARAWMAGGKVMSALGQLPEAMDLLVRALNVFDASAGGEGGQAESLNHIAHVHYKSGNLEAAVRDAQRAIDIAEKAGLTDQLAGLYMSQAHFMSRQGKVEQQYQALMRARELAQQDDNAFNLAVITTNLSDVALQRGDYRATLRFVEEAIPLVERSGDRESLLVCWVNKGIALNRLGQREGLDLIRKAIAEFTTTPGQQNVAAEVQGVLAEELARNGDFAAAYAAAMDFKKRSDAVRSASDQKRIADSTARYEADKKQRQIEVLEQEQRGQKRIQMLWVLAGALGLLTTVVLLISRVYLKRAYRTVAEMSLADPLTGLRNRRYLASRIEGDLAQGLRQRATQRLQGKAVGQNADIVFIMIDLDHFKAVNDEHGHAAGDAVLRQFSAILMEEVRDSDTVVRWGGEEFLIMARQASSADIHLLAERIRARVAGHRFDIGQGTVLSKSCSIGFATYPFHAPEAAQARWEDVVSLADQCLYAAKASGRDMWVGVVHQAPLQAPPAAPPHAADVRQGLQDGSLQLWHSAGREVRWPGEHAPQRGA; this is encoded by the coding sequence ATGAGAACCGTCAATTCCTTCGTTTCAAAATTTGCAATCCTGGCCGGCTTGCTGGCCGGTGTGGCGCCCCCGTCGCTGGCGCAGGACAGGCCGGCCACCGCCGCCGCCATCAGGGCGCACATTGACAAGGATCGTACCCAGGTCATCCCGGTCTTGAGGGCGGCGCTGGCCAACAAGGACATGGACGTGCCGGACCGGCTGTGGGCCATTGCGCAGCTGGCGGCGACGCTGGACAGGTCACTCAAGTACGAGGAAGCGCTGGCAATGATCCGGCAGGGCCAGCAGGAAGCGTCCGCCATGCCGATCGAGCGTGTGGCGTTCACGCGCCAGGCAATGCAGATTTACAGCAATACTGACAAGCACCAGCTGGCCCTGGCGGAATACATGAAAATTGCCCCATTGCTGCCCACGCTGTCGGGCAAAAGCGGGCAACTGGACGGCCGGGTGGAAGCTGCGCGCGCGTGGATGGCGGGCGGCAAGGTAATGTCTGCTCTGGGCCAACTGCCCGAAGCGATGGATCTGCTGGTGCGCGCGCTGAACGTGTTTGACGCGAGCGCGGGAGGTGAAGGGGGGCAGGCAGAAAGCCTCAATCACATCGCCCACGTCCACTACAAGAGCGGCAACCTGGAGGCAGCGGTACGCGATGCCCAGCGCGCGATCGACATTGCCGAGAAAGCGGGACTGACCGACCAGCTGGCCGGCCTGTACATGAGCCAGGCACACTTCATGTCCCGGCAGGGCAAGGTGGAGCAGCAGTACCAGGCCCTGATGCGGGCGCGAGAACTGGCGCAGCAGGACGATAACGCGTTCAACCTGGCCGTCATCACCACCAACCTGTCGGACGTGGCGCTGCAGCGGGGCGATTACCGCGCCACGCTGCGCTTCGTGGAAGAAGCCATTCCGCTGGTGGAGCGCTCGGGCGACCGCGAATCGCTGCTGGTGTGCTGGGTCAACAAGGGCATCGCCCTGAACCGGCTGGGCCAGCGCGAGGGCCTGGACCTGATCCGGAAGGCGATTGCCGAATTTACCACCACGCCGGGCCAGCAGAATGTGGCGGCCGAAGTGCAGGGGGTGCTGGCCGAGGAACTGGCCCGTAACGGCGACTTTGCCGCTGCCTATGCGGCCGCCATGGACTTCAAGAAGCGCAGCGATGCGGTGCGCAGCGCGAGCGACCAGAAACGCATCGCCGATTCGACCGCCCGCTACGAAGCGGACAAGAAGCAGCGCCAGATCGAGGTGCTGGAACAGGAGCAGCGCGGGCAAAAGCGCATCCAGATGCTGTGGGTGCTGGCCGGCGCCCTCGGCCTGCTGACCACCGTGGTCCTCCTGATCAGCCGAGTCTACCTCAAGCGCGCCTACCGCACCGTGGCCGAGATGTCGCTGGCCGATCCGCTCACGGGCCTGCGCAACCGGCGCTACCTGGCCAGCCGCATCGAGGGCGACCTGGCACAGGGCCTGCGCCAGCGTGCCACCCAGCGCCTGCAGGGAAAGGCGGTGGGGCAGAACGCCGACATCGTCTTCATCATGATCGACCTGGACCACTTCAAGGCCGTCAATGACGAGCATGGGCACGCCGCCGGCGACGCCGTGCTGCGGCAGTTTTCGGCCATCCTCATGGAGGAGGTGCGCGATTCCGACACCGTGGTGCGCTGGGGCGGCGAGGAATTCCTGATCATGGCCAGGCAGGCTTCGAGTGCAGACATTCACCTGCTGGCAGAGCGCATCCGTGCCCGCGTGGCGGGACACCGCTTCGATATTGGCCAGGGGACGGTGCTGTCGAAGAGCTGTTCGATCGGCTTTGCCACCTATCCCTTCCATGCGCCCGAAGCGGCGCAGGCGCGCTGGGAAGATGTGGTGTCGCTGGCCGACCAGTGCCTCTATGCGGCCAAGGCGAGTGGGCGCGACATGTGGGTGGGCGTGGTCCATCAGGCTCCACTACAGGCCCCACCAGCGGCGCCGCCGCATGCGGCAGATGTGCGCCAGGGCCTGCAGGATGGCAGCTTGCAGCTGTGGCACAGCGCCGGACGGGAAGTGCGCTGGCCGGGCGAGCATGCCCCACAGCGCGGCGCCTGA
- a CDS encoding alpha/beta fold hydrolase, which translates to MNILQRNNVTVSGSGPVTMIFAHGFGCDQNMWRLLAPCFAERFTTVTFDLTGSGRSDLSAYDRARYDRLEGHASDVLAILDAIDAGPAVIVGHSVSAMVGLLAAIEQPRRFLAQVMVGPSACYLNDGEYLGGFSKADIDELLDTMDMNYLGWSSAMAPTIMGAPDRPALAEELTNSFCRTDPEIAKHFARVTFTSDYRSVLPRSQVPALILQCSDDIIAPLTVGQYMHRTMPMSELKIIDNVGHCPHLSAPSASFDAIDSFLKRLGV; encoded by the coding sequence ATGAACATTCTTCAACGCAACAACGTGACCGTATCCGGCAGCGGACCGGTCACCATGATTTTTGCCCATGGCTTTGGCTGCGACCAGAACATGTGGCGCCTGCTTGCCCCTTGCTTTGCCGAACGTTTCACGACCGTGACCTTTGACCTGACCGGCAGTGGCCGCTCGGATCTGTCGGCCTACGACCGCGCGCGCTACGACAGGCTGGAAGGGCATGCCAGCGATGTCCTCGCCATCCTGGACGCCATTGATGCCGGGCCCGCGGTGATCGTGGGCCATTCGGTCAGCGCCATGGTTGGCCTGCTGGCGGCGATCGAGCAGCCCCGGCGGTTCCTGGCGCAGGTCATGGTGGGGCCGTCGGCCTGTTACCTCAACGATGGTGAATACCTGGGCGGCTTCAGCAAGGCCGATATCGATGAGCTGCTCGACACCATGGACATGAATTACCTGGGCTGGTCGAGCGCCATGGCGCCCACCATCATGGGCGCGCCTGACAGGCCGGCGCTGGCCGAGGAACTGACCAACAGTTTTTGCCGGACCGACCCGGAAATCGCCAAGCATTTCGCGCGCGTGACCTTTACTTCCGATTACCGCTCCGTGCTGCCCAGGTCGCAGGTGCCGGCCCTGATTTTGCAGTGCAGCGACGACATCATCGCGCCCCTGACGGTGGGGCAGTACATGCATCGCACCATGCCCATGAGCGAGCTGAAGATCATCGACAATGTCGGCCATTGCCCGCACCTGAGCGCGCCATCGGCCAGCTTTGACGCCATCGATTCCTTCCTCAAGCGGCTGGGCGTGTAA
- a CDS encoding HAMP domain-containing sensor histidine kinase yields MGPPADQSWQWEAPCGMLITDARGKVLRANATLSRWLGYAESEMAQFQLAQLLTVGGRLFHQTHLAPLLQMQGSVAEVQLQLRHRDGQALPVLAAIERGADAEGNRVDHHAFMVAADRRKYEQELLGARQRAEAALEERRAALESLRQKELELRKANEQLKLIDLRKDEFLAVLAHELRNPLTPMRSGLDLLAMRNNQDPVVQRVLGVFDRQVALMSRLVEDLMDVSRIGKGKLQLKREPVLVSMLVRHAVELATPLFSKASQTLHVAAGADCTLDGDPVRLTQMLVNLLNNASKYTHAGGSAWIRFERQENEAVITIRDTGIGLEPERLSEVFTLFSQVDSATERAQGGIGIGLGLVKGIVELHGGAVSAHSAGLGHGSEFVVRLPVAATPPGALTPAERSTQSAG; encoded by the coding sequence ATGGGCCCGCCAGCCGATCAATCGTGGCAGTGGGAAGCCCCATGCGGCATGCTGATCACGGATGCCCGCGGCAAGGTCCTGCGCGCCAACGCCACGCTGAGCCGCTGGCTCGGCTATGCCGAGTCCGAGATGGCGCAGTTCCAGCTGGCGCAGCTGCTGACCGTTGGCGGGCGGCTGTTTCACCAGACGCACCTGGCGCCGCTGCTGCAAATGCAGGGTTCCGTGGCAGAAGTGCAGCTGCAGCTGCGCCACCGCGACGGCCAGGCGCTGCCGGTGCTGGCGGCCATCGAGCGCGGCGCCGACGCCGAGGGCAATCGCGTTGATCACCATGCCTTCATGGTGGCGGCGGACCGCCGCAAGTATGAACAGGAGCTGCTCGGTGCGCGCCAGCGCGCGGAGGCGGCACTCGAGGAACGCCGCGCGGCCCTGGAATCGCTGCGCCAGAAGGAGCTGGAACTGCGCAAGGCGAACGAGCAGCTCAAGCTGATCGACCTGCGCAAGGACGAGTTCCTGGCCGTGCTGGCGCACGAGTTGCGCAACCCCCTCACGCCCATGCGCAGTGGCCTGGACCTGCTGGCCATGCGCAACAACCAGGATCCGGTGGTGCAGCGCGTGCTGGGCGTGTTCGACCGCCAGGTCGCGCTCATGTCGCGCCTGGTGGAAGACCTGATGGATGTCTCGCGCATCGGCAAGGGCAAACTACAGCTCAAGCGCGAGCCGGTGCTGGTGAGCATGCTGGTGCGCCATGCGGTGGAACTGGCCACGCCGCTGTTCAGCAAGGCTTCGCAGACGCTGCACGTGGCGGCAGGTGCCGACTGCACGCTCGATGGCGACCCGGTGCGCCTGACCCAGATGCTGGTCAACCTGCTCAACAATGCTTCCAAGTACACCCATGCGGGCGGCTCGGCCTGGATCAGGTTCGAGCGCCAGGAGAACGAGGCCGTGATCACGATTCGCGACACCGGCATTGGCCTGGAACCGGAGCGGCTGTCGGAAGTATTCACGCTGTTTTCGCAAGTGGACAGCGCCACCGAGCGGGCCCAGGGCGGCATCGGCATCGGCCTCGGGCTGGTGAAGGGCATCGTCGAACTGCACGGCGGCGCGGTGAGCGCCCACAGTGCCGGCCTGGGTCACGGCAGCGAGTTCGTGGTGCGGCTGCCGGTGGCGGCGACGCCCCCCGGCGCCTTGACGCCGGCCGAACGTTCCACTCAGTCGGCCGGATAG
- a CDS encoding Gfo/Idh/MocA family protein — protein sequence MQATNNPIRWGILGTGGIARAFATALMATPGAVLAAVGSRSADSARAFGAEFGNPASYGSYEALADASGVDIIYIATPHPMHADNALMVLRAGKAVLCEKPFTMNLRQAREVVALARANRLFLMEAMWTRFMPALEEVRRIIASGEIGTVRQVHADFGFAATLDPEHRVNKRELGGGALLDLGIYPLSIACALLGPVESVRAQAFLTDGGIDHTTGFSLKHASGAMSVCSCSLRARTPCELTVSGTLGNVRMNAMFHLTESLTVKTADGTVRTIATPFLGNGYVHEALEAGRCLREGLIESPHMRHDDTLAIMGLLDTIRAQIGLYYPAD from the coding sequence ATGCAGGCCACGAACAATCCCATTCGCTGGGGCATCCTGGGAACCGGCGGCATTGCGCGCGCCTTTGCCACCGCCTTGATGGCAACGCCGGGCGCCGTCCTGGCCGCTGTCGGCTCGCGCAGCGCAGACAGTGCGCGCGCCTTTGGCGCAGAATTCGGCAATCCTGCCAGCTACGGCAGCTACGAGGCGCTGGCCGATGCGAGCGGCGTGGACATCATTTACATCGCCACGCCCCACCCCATGCATGCAGACAACGCGCTGATGGTACTGCGGGCCGGCAAGGCGGTCCTGTGCGAGAAGCCTTTCACCATGAACCTGCGCCAGGCGCGGGAAGTGGTGGCGCTGGCGCGTGCGAACAGGCTGTTTTTGATGGAAGCGATGTGGACCCGCTTCATGCCCGCCCTCGAAGAGGTGCGCCGCATCATCGCCAGCGGCGAGATCGGGACGGTGCGCCAGGTCCACGCCGATTTCGGCTTTGCCGCCACGCTCGACCCGGAGCACCGGGTCAACAAGCGCGAACTGGGCGGCGGCGCCTTGCTCGATTTGGGCATCTACCCGCTGTCGATTGCCTGCGCCTTGCTGGGGCCTGTGGAATCGGTGCGGGCGCAGGCCTTCCTGACCGATGGCGGCATCGACCACACCACCGGCTTTTCGCTCAAGCACGCAAGCGGCGCCATGTCGGTATGCAGCTGCTCGCTGCGGGCCCGCACGCCGTGCGAACTGACGGTCTCCGGAACGCTTGGCAACGTGCGCATGAATGCCATGTTCCACCTGACCGAGTCGCTCACGGTCAAAACGGCCGACGGCACCGTGCGCACGATCGCCACGCCATTTCTGGGCAACGGTTACGTGCATGAGGCGCTTGAAGCTGGCCGCTGCCTGCGCGAAGGCTTGATTGAAAGCCCGCACATGCGCCACGATGACACGCTTGCGATCATGGGCCTGCTCGACACCATCCGCGCGCAGATTGGCTTGTACTATCCGGCCGACTGA
- a CDS encoding heme-degrading domain-containing protein has protein sequence MKAPLFTLLLSGAAAAANPPAVRVNQLGFAPAASKVAVVPAGAAKQFAVIDTASGKAVLRGALGKPSLWEPSGETVRIADFSALRAPGTYRLEVAGLAPSAGFAIQPAPYRSLNAAALKAYYFNRSGTALDARHAGIYARGAGHPDDKVLVHATAASIGRPAGTVIAAPKGWYDAGDYNKYMPSSGIATFTLLAALEHFPRYFQDQEVGIPESGNGIPDILDEALWNLAWMLAMQDPADGGVYHKLTNLTFDAMVMPAEAMAAPRYVTAKSTSAALNFAATMAVASRVMTPYEHKLPGLSARMLAAAEAAWRWARANPSATFKNPDGVLTGEYGDQQLDDEWAWAAAELFISTRQDDYYRAFKPAQGVTSLLEWDKLDALAWMSLAHHRASLPAIADRALIAKRSGEHADNLARAWKASGYRVAMRAPDFVWGSGAVALNQSMLLLQAYRIKPKDDYLQAAQSGLDYVLGRNPLGYSFVTGFGQRTPLHPHHRPSVGDQVAAPIPGFLAGGPNPMQQDKAECPPYPSKLPALAYLDHVCSYASNEVAINWNAPLVYVTAALDELSRQDGNGMDQQHPSLAALARQEQALQFDSFTSATALDIGMQLVKMARAAGKSVAIDITRNGNQLFYHGMEGTTRDHADWIRRKSNLVNRTGHSSFFVHTQVRSNGGDHDNIPTMDTRDFAAHGGSFPLSVRGAGHVGTITVSGLPGPEDHQLVVDALKAYLKGDPTL, from the coding sequence CGCCGGCGGCAAGCAAGGTGGCGGTAGTGCCGGCCGGGGCGGCCAAGCAGTTCGCCGTCATCGACACCGCGTCCGGCAAAGCCGTCCTGCGCGGCGCGCTGGGCAAACCCTCGCTCTGGGAGCCGTCCGGTGAAACGGTGCGCATTGCCGATTTTTCAGCCCTGCGCGCGCCAGGCACCTACCGGCTGGAAGTGGCAGGACTGGCGCCATCGGCCGGTTTCGCGATCCAGCCTGCTCCCTACCGCAGTCTGAACGCGGCAGCGCTCAAGGCTTACTACTTCAACCGGTCCGGCACTGCACTGGACGCGCGCCACGCCGGTATTTATGCACGCGGGGCCGGCCATCCGGACGACAAGGTGCTGGTGCACGCCACTGCCGCATCCATTGGCCGCCCCGCAGGCACCGTGATCGCCGCCCCCAAAGGCTGGTACGACGCGGGCGACTACAACAAGTACATGCCCAGCTCCGGCATCGCCACCTTTACCCTGCTGGCCGCGCTGGAGCACTTTCCGCGCTACTTCCAGGACCAGGAGGTCGGCATTCCGGAATCGGGCAACGGCATCCCGGACATTCTCGACGAAGCCTTGTGGAACCTGGCGTGGATGCTGGCCATGCAGGACCCGGCGGACGGCGGCGTGTACCACAAGCTCACCAACCTGACCTTCGACGCCATGGTAATGCCGGCCGAGGCCATGGCGGCGCCCCGCTACGTCACGGCCAAGAGCACGTCGGCCGCGCTCAACTTTGCCGCCACCATGGCAGTAGCCAGCCGCGTCATGACGCCGTATGAACACAAGCTGCCCGGCCTGTCGGCCCGCATGCTGGCAGCGGCCGAGGCAGCGTGGCGCTGGGCCCGTGCCAACCCCAGCGCCACGTTCAAGAATCCGGACGGCGTCCTCACTGGCGAATACGGCGACCAACAGCTCGACGACGAGTGGGCATGGGCAGCGGCCGAACTGTTCATCAGCACCCGTCAGGACGACTACTACCGCGCCTTCAAGCCGGCGCAGGGTGTGACGTCGCTGCTGGAATGGGACAAGCTTGACGCCCTGGCCTGGATGTCGCTGGCCCATCACCGCGCGAGCCTGCCCGCCATCGCCGACCGCGCCCTGATAGCAAAGCGCAGCGGCGAGCATGCCGACAACCTGGCACGCGCATGGAAGGCATCCGGCTACCGGGTCGCCATGCGCGCGCCGGATTTTGTGTGGGGCAGCGGTGCGGTGGCGCTCAACCAGTCCATGCTGCTGCTGCAGGCTTACCGCATCAAACCCAAGGACGATTACCTGCAGGCGGCGCAATCGGGCCTGGACTACGTCCTGGGCCGCAACCCGCTGGGCTACTCCTTTGTGACCGGCTTTGGCCAGCGCACGCCCCTGCACCCTCACCACCGGCCCTCGGTCGGCGACCAGGTGGCCGCGCCGATACCAGGCTTTCTGGCCGGCGGGCCCAATCCCATGCAGCAGGATAAGGCCGAATGTCCACCCTACCCCAGCAAGCTGCCGGCCCTGGCGTACCTCGACCATGTGTGCAGCTACGCCAGCAACGAGGTGGCCATCAACTGGAACGCGCCACTGGTCTACGTGACGGCGGCGCTCGATGAACTGAGCAGACAAGACGGGAACGGTATGGACCAACAGCACCCCAGCCTGGCCGCGCTGGCACGCCAGGAACAGGCATTGCAGTTTGATAGCTTCACCAGCGCCACTGCGCTGGACATCGGCATGCAGCTGGTGAAGATGGCACGCGCTGCCGGCAAGTCGGTTGCCATCGACATCACGCGCAACGGCAACCAGCTCTTTTACCACGGCATGGAAGGCACGACCAGGGACCACGCCGACTGGATCCGCCGCAAGAGCAACCTGGTCAACCGCACCGGCCACAGCTCTTTTTTCGTGCATACGCAAGTGCGCAGCAATGGCGGCGACCATGACAACATCCCCACCATGGACACGCGCGACTTCGCGGCGCACGGCGGCTCGTTCCCCCTATCCGTCAGGGGCGCCGGCCACGTTGGCACCATCACCGTATCCGGCCTGCCCGGGCCCGAGGACCACCAGCTGGTGGTGGACGCCCTGAAGGCTTACCTGAAAGGCGATCCCACGCTATGA